The genomic interval CGGTCCTGGAGCGACGCGTCGAAGGCAGCAGAGCCCTGCAGCCCGCCGCAGCCAATGTCGATACGCTGTTCATCGTCACCTCCTGCAATGCCGATTTCAATCAGGCCCGGTTGGAGCGCTATCTGGCGCTGGCCAATCAGGGCGGCACGAATCCGGTGATCTTGCTCACCAAAGCCGACATGGCGGCCGATATGGGCGCCTATCGCGACCAAGCCGCCGCGTTGCAGCGCGGGCTCGATGTCGTCAGCGTCAATCCTCGCCTTCCGGGGGCTGCAAGCACCCTGGCCGCGTGGTGCGGAGTGGGACAAACCGTGGCGCTGGTCGGCTCCTCCGGTGTCGGCAAATCGACGCTGGTGAATACGCTCGCCGGTCCGGGGCAGGCGCTTCCCCAGGAGACCGGAGGCATTCGCGAGCACGACGCCAAGGGCCGTCACACCACGACGTCGCGTTCACTGCACGCCATTGCGGGGGGCGGCTGGGTGATCGACACGCCGGGCATGCGAACGCTGCACGTCAGCGGCGCTGCAGAAGGGATCGCAACCCTGTTCGCCGAGATCACCGAACTCGCGCCCTCGTGCCGGTTCCGCGACTGTACGCACGCGCACGAACCCGGCTGCGCCGTGCAGGACGCTGTTGCCGACGGTAGACTGGACCCTGAGCGGCTGATCCGTTGGCGAAAGCTTCTCACCGAAAACCGCGACAACACGCCAACCCCCACGGGACCGCGCGGCCGGCGAGGTGCCGGGGGGTAGAACCTCTGCC from Methylobacterium sp. AMS5 carries:
- the rsgA gene encoding ribosome small subunit-dependent GTPase A — translated: MCRLVTHHPEPLPPVPLVSLGWRAFFEEQREPHETDLAPMRIATVHRSRLTALSETGSVQLELAVHTNTGDFAVGDWVLVHPQTRMLHRRLNRRTVLERRVEGSRALQPAAANVDTLFIVTSCNADFNQARLERYLALANQGGTNPVILLTKADMAADMGAYRDQAAALQRGLDVVSVNPRLPGAASTLAAWCGVGQTVALVGSSGVGKSTLVNTLAGPGQALPQETGGIREHDAKGRHTTTSRSLHAIAGGGWVIDTPGMRTLHVSGAAEGIATLFAEITELAPSCRFRDCTHAHEPGCAVQDAVADGRLDPERLIRWRKLLTENRDNTPTPTGPRGRRGAGG